One segment of Xanthomonas oryzae pv. oryzae DNA contains the following:
- a CDS encoding SCO family protein, producing the protein MFNRNTGIVLLVALAAGLGLLLGQKFLGDAPSSPWPPTKTITFYPQPRPLPQFSLRQSDGTQLVPGELNGHWTLVFLGFTFCPDVCPTTLTDLAVAQQQWESIPDGLRPRVLFVSVDPQRDPPARLGEYAHAFHKDTLAATADVPALERFATALGFVFKKVPGKGYAQNPNDYSMDHSAGIAVLDPQGRLAGLIRPPLDPKAIAADLQQLTKVTAP; encoded by the coding sequence ATGTTCAATCGCAATACCGGCATCGTGCTACTGGTGGCGCTGGCCGCTGGCCTGGGGCTGTTGCTGGGCCAGAAGTTTCTTGGCGACGCGCCCAGTTCGCCGTGGCCGCCCACCAAGACCATCACCTTTTATCCGCAGCCGCGCCCGTTGCCGCAATTCAGCCTGCGCCAGTCCGACGGCACCCAGCTGGTACCCGGCGAGCTCAACGGGCATTGGACGCTGGTGTTTCTGGGCTTCACCTTCTGCCCGGATGTCTGCCCGACCACCTTGACCGATCTAGCAGTGGCGCAGCAGCAATGGGAAAGCATTCCCGATGGCTTGCGCCCGCGCGTGCTGTTCGTCTCGGTAGACCCGCAGCGCGATCCGCCGGCGCGGCTGGGTGAGTACGCGCACGCCTTCCACAAGGACACCCTGGCCGCTACGGCCGATGTGCCGGCGCTGGAGCGCTTTGCCACCGCGCTGGGGTTCGTGTTCAAGAAGGTCCCGGGCAAGGGGTATGCGCAGAATCCTAACGACTACAGCATGGATCATTCGGCCGGCATCGCCGTGCTGGATCCGCAGGGCCGGCTGGCCGGGCTGATCCGTCCCCCGCTCGACCCGAAGGCGATTGCCGCCGACCTCCAACAGCTGACCAAGGTAACTGCTCCGTGA
- the prmB gene encoding 50S ribosomal protein L3 N(5)-glutamine methyltransferase, with the protein MTAAAADELHTIIDLIRYGTSRFNAAGLTFGHSYDNALDEATQMVLHTLHLPHDLGPAYGQARLLRWEKEQVLGLFERRITERVPAAYLTGEAWFAGLSFKSDARALVPRSPIAELIEAGFEPWLGGREVTRALDLCTGSGCIAIAMGHDNPQWDVDGVDISDDALALAAENKARLHADNVTLLKSDLFTGLGGRQYDLIVTNPPYVTNDETDALPQEYSYEPELGLRAGDDGLDLVLKILRDAPQHLSEDGLLICEVGESEQHLIKLLPEVDLAWVEFKVGQMGIFAVECRELIAHGARIAELAAQR; encoded by the coding sequence ATGACTGCCGCCGCGGCCGACGAACTGCACACCATCATCGACCTGATCCGCTACGGCACCAGCCGTTTCAACGCAGCCGGCCTGACATTCGGCCACAGCTACGACAATGCGCTGGACGAAGCCACCCAAATGGTCCTGCACACCCTGCATCTGCCGCACGACCTCGGCCCGGCCTATGGCCAGGCGCGCTTGCTGCGTTGGGAAAAAGAGCAGGTGCTTGGCTTGTTCGAGCGCCGCATCACCGAGCGCGTTCCGGCGGCGTACCTCACCGGCGAGGCCTGGTTTGCCGGCCTGAGTTTCAAGAGCGATGCGCGCGCCCTGGTGCCGCGTTCGCCGATCGCCGAATTGATCGAAGCTGGCTTCGAGCCCTGGCTGGGCGGCCGCGAAGTGACTCGCGCCCTCGACCTGTGCACCGGCTCGGGCTGCATTGCCATTGCGATGGGCCACGACAACCCGCAGTGGGATGTGGATGGCGTGGATATCAGCGACGATGCACTGGCGCTGGCGGCCGAAAACAAGGCGCGCCTGCATGCAGACAACGTCACCTTGCTCAAGTCCGACCTGTTTACCGGGCTGGGCGGCCGCCAGTACGACCTGATCGTCACCAACCCGCCGTACGTCACCAACGACGAAACCGACGCGCTGCCGCAGGAGTATTCCTACGAGCCGGAGCTGGGGCTGCGTGCCGGCGACGACGGCCTGGACCTGGTGCTGAAGATCCTGCGCGATGCGCCGCAGCACCTGAGCGAAGACGGTCTGCTGATCTGCGAAGTGGGCGAATCCGAGCAGCACCTGATCAAGTTGCTGCCGGAAGTGGACCTGGCTTGGGTCGAGTTCAAGGTCGGGCAGATGGGCATTTTCGCGGTGGAATGCCGCGAATTGATCGCACACGGCGCACGCATCGCCGAGCTGGCCGCGCAGCGATGA